CGAAGAACGCCCAGAAGAGCCAAAACTGCGCGCTTCGGGCGAACCCGATCGTCGCCGCGTGGCGCGTGATGTCCGCCAGGTCGAACGTGCCGACGCTCAATCGGAGCCACAAGATGCCGACGAGCATCAACGCGCTGCCCGCCATCGTGTAAAGGACGAACTTAAGCGTCGCGTAGACCCGTTCCTTGATCTTCCCGAACAGGAACGTGCTTCGGACGCCCGGGCTCCCCCACACGCCGATCAAGAAGTACATCGGGATGAGCATCAGCTCCCAGAACACGAAGAACAGGAGCAGATCGTAGGCGACGAAGGTTCCCAGCATCGCCGTTTCGAGGACGAGCAGCGAGGCGAGGAAGCCTGCGACCCCCTTCTCGGTGGGCACGCGATGGTCCGCGTCGGCATCGTCCTGCACCGCGATGCTGTTCCACGAGGCGAGGATGCAGATGGGCGTCAGGAACGTCGTCAGGACGAAGAGCCAGACCGAGATGCCGTCCAGACGCAGATGGAAGCTCGACCCGATGGCGGGAATCCAGTCGGCGACGACCTCGCGCTCGGTTGCGGCGAAGTCCAGCGCGAACGGAAGCGACAGCAGGAACGCGAGGAGCGACACGGCGAGCGCCCCGACCTTCAGCGCGCTGTCGCGCAGGGCGCGATCCGACACGTTCCGTGCGAGCGCCCCGGCTACGGCGATGAGCGCCGCCCCAACGAGTGGTAGAAACACGGTCCACGTCAGGATCACAGCGATGCCTCCACTCGTTTCGCCTATCGCAGAAGCGCGGCGGCGACGAGAATCACCGCGCCTGCCAGGATCGCGAACGCGTAGGTCTGCACGATCCCGCTGTGCGCCGTGCGCAAGCCCGCGCCGCCCAACCACGCTGCGGAAGCCGTCAGGTTCACCAGTCCGTCGATGATCCGGTTGTCCACGATGCGCCACAGAACGCGGTCGGATGTCCAACGGAGCGGGTGGACGATGAGGAAGTCGTAGAGTTCATCGACGAACCACTTACGCCGCCAGAGCGCGACGACCGGATTCGCCCGGCTGAGCGCTTCGGCGGGCTTCCCGACGTAGGCACGCCATCCGATCAGGATGCCGGCAATCGCCGCGACGATCGACAGGATCATCGGAAGCGACGATCCGCCCTCGGCGTGCTCGCCGTGGAACATCGGGTTCAGGAACGCGTAGAAGGGTCCATCCTCCGTGAAGCCCAACAGGGCTCCAGCCGCCGCCGAAAGCGCCGCCAGCGCCAGCAGCGGGAACGTCATCGAGGGCGGCGATTCGTGCGCATGCGCAAAGAGCGTGTAGTCGCGCGGCTCACCGAAGAAGGTGATGGCGATGAGTCGGAACATGTAGAACGCCGTCAGGAACGCCGTCAGCAAGCCGATCCAGAAGATCGCCCCGTTGTGCTGAAACGCCGCGAGCAGGATCGCGTCTTTGCTGAAGAACCCGCTCAACAGCGGGAAGCCCGCGATGGCGAGCGCTCCGACGAAGAACGTCACGAACGTAATGGGCGTCTTCTTGAGGAGCCCGCCCATCTTCCGCATGTCGAGCTCGTCGTGCATCGCGTGGAGGACGCTTCCCGCCGCGAGGAACATCAGCCCTTTGAAGAACGCGTGGGTCATCAAGTGGGCGATGCCCGCGCTGTAGGCTCCCAAGCCCACGCCCACGAACATGTATCCGAGCTGACTGATCGTCGAGTAGGCGAGGACGCCCTTGATGTCGAACGACGCGATCGCCATCGTCGCCGCGAAGACCGCCGTCAGGATGCCGAACCACGCGACGATCTCGCCCGTCTGCGCCAGCGTATAGAGGACGTGCGACCGCGCGACCATGTAGACGCCTGCCGTGACCATCGTCGCGGCGTGGATCAGCGCGCTGACCGACGTGGGACCCTGCATCGCGTCGGGAAGCCAGACGTGGAGGGGAAGCTGCGCCGACTTACCGATCGCGCCGACGAAAAGCAGGAGCGTGATCGCCTTGAGCGCCGACGCGGAGATGCCGCCCGCTTCGGCGGCGTGGAACACGTCATCGAACCGCAGCGAGCCCGTATTCAGGAAGATGAAGAACATCCCCAGCAGGAACCCGAAGTCGCCGATCCGGTTCACGACGAACGCCTTCTTACCCGCCTGCGAGGGGTAAGTCTCACCGGGGTTCCGAGGTCCCCGCTGATACCAGAATCCGATCAGGAGATAGGAGCAGAGCCCGACGCCCTCCCAGCCGACGAACATCAGCAGATAGCTGTCGCCCAGCACGA
This is a stretch of genomic DNA from Candidatus Poribacteria bacterium. It encodes these proteins:
- the nuoL gene encoding NADH-quinone oxidoreductase subunit L, whose amino-acid sequence is MSLPLTLLFVPLALGVVVNGIFGAKLSQRVAGIVGCAAIGLSFLGGIVAFSGVRAGTLDDVSLYQWIAAGSLSIDAAFRFDALSAVMTLVVTGVSFLIHIYSVGYMNHEDRRGFSRFFAYLNLFVFAMLILVLGDSYLLMFVGWEGVGLCSYLLIGFWYQRGPRNPGETYPSQAGKKAFVVNRIGDFGFLLGMFFIFLNTGSLRFDDVFHAAEAGGISASALKAITLLLFVGAIGKSAQLPLHVWLPDAMQGPTSVSALIHAATMVTAGVYMVARSHVLYTLAQTGEIVAWFGILTAVFAATMAIASFDIKGVLAYSTISQLGYMFVGVGLGAYSAGIAHLMTHAFFKGLMFLAAGSVLHAMHDELDMRKMGGLLKKTPITFVTFFVGALAIAGFPLLSGFFSKDAILLAAFQHNGAIFWIGLLTAFLTAFYMFRLIAITFFGEPRDYTLFAHAHESPPSMTFPLLALAALSAAAGALLGFTEDGPFYAFLNPMFHGEHAEGGSSLPMILSIVAAIAGILIGWRAYVGKPAEALSRANPVVALWRRKWFVDELYDFLIVHPLRWTSDRVLWRIVDNRIIDGLVNLTASAAWLGGAGLRTAHSGIVQTYAFAILAGAVILVAAALLR